Genomic window (Candidatus Bipolaricaulota bacterium):
GCGCAAAGGAGTGGAAAGATGGCAGCGAAGATCCGTTTGAAGAAGGTGGGAAGGAAAGGGCAGCCGTCGTATCGAATCGTGGTTCTCGACGGGCTGAAGCCGCGTGACACCAAGGTGGTTGCCGACCTCGGGTACTACGATCCCAAGGCTGATCCGGCGCGGGTGGAGATCGACAACGAGGCCGCGCTCAAGTGGCTCCTCAACGGGGCGAAGCCGACCAAGGCGGCGCGCGACCTTCTGTCCAAGGCCGGGGTGATGGCCGCCTGGGACGCGGCAAAGCGTGAACGGATCAAGGCGCGGGCGGAGGGATAGGTGCTCTACCGCCTCCTCCTCTTCCTCGTCCGGTCATTGGTCGACGATCCCGAGCGAGTGAGGATCGACCGCATCGAGACCGAAAAGGTTGACATCTTCTTCATTCAGGTGGGGAAGGAGGATCGGGGGCGCATCCTCGGGAGAGGGGGGCGGACGATCAGTGCGCTGCGCACGTTCCTCGAGGGGGTGGCGGCCCGACTCGACCGCGAGATCGTGATCGAGCTCGCCGACTGATGCGATTTGACATCGTTACGATATTCCCGGAGGCCCTCTCCGGGTTCTTTTCGGTCGGGGTGATCGGGCAGGCGCGGGCCGCGGGTCTGCTCGAGGTTCACCTGCATGATTTGCGTGACTTCACCGACGATCCCCATCGGGTGGTGGACGACCGCGCGTACGGGGGCGGACCGGGGATGGTGATGAAGGTCGAGCCGTTCGTGCGGGCGATCGAAGCGATCAAATCCGGCGGGGTCAGGTCTTGCTTTTTGCACGAGAGGTGTGGGATTGCAAGACCTGACCCCGAAGGATGGAGGACGATCCTCTTGTCGGCGCAGGGGCGGCTGTTCACCGAGCGCGACGCGATTCGGCTCGGGAAGTACGCCGGCCTGATCCTCCTGTGCGGGCGGTACGAGGGGGTGGACGAGCGGGTGGTCGAGTTCGTGGACGAGGAGCTGTCGATCGGGGATTACGTCCTCACCGGAGGGGAGCTTGCCGCGGCGGTCGTGGTCGAGGCAACGGCGCGCACGATTCCCGGGGTGGTGGGGGACTTCGGGTCGGTAGAGAGCGACTCGTTCTTCAACAAGGAGCGGCTCGGTCCGCCGCAGTACACCCGCCCCCCCGAGTTTCGCGGGCTCAAGGTCCCGGATGTCCTGCTGAGTGGGGATCATAAAAGGATCGAGGAGTTCCGCGCCCGGGCGGCGTGGGAGAAGACGGCGCGCAACCGGCCCGACCTCCTCGGGCTCGATCTTGACAGGGAAAATTCTGATGGGTAACCTCTACA
Coding sequences:
- the rpsP gene encoding 30S ribosomal protein S16 — translated: MAAKIRLKKVGRKGQPSYRIVVLDGLKPRDTKVVADLGYYDPKADPARVEIDNEAALKWLLNGAKPTKAARDLLSKAGVMAAWDAAKRERIKARAEG
- a CDS encoding KH domain-containing protein → MLYRLLLFLVRSLVDDPERVRIDRIETEKVDIFFIQVGKEDRGRILGRGGRTISALRTFLEGVAARLDREIVIELAD
- the trmD gene encoding tRNA (guanosine(37)-N1)-methyltransferase TrmD; protein product: MRFDIVTIFPEALSGFFSVGVIGQARAAGLLEVHLHDLRDFTDDPHRVVDDRAYGGGPGMVMKVEPFVRAIEAIKSGGVRSCFLHERCGIARPDPEGWRTILLSAQGRLFTERDAIRLGKYAGLILLCGRYEGVDERVVEFVDEELSIGDYVLTGGELAAAVVVEATARTIPGVVGDFGSVESDSFFNKERLGPPQYTRPPEFRGLKVPDVLLSGDHKRIEEFRARAAWEKTARNRPDLLGLDLDRENSDG